GAATCTTGACAGCATTCAGCACCCTTGGACTCTGCCACCATGTAAAACAAATGGGAGAAATTAGAGCAGCAGTGAAAGGTTTTTGCAAGCTGCATCCTGTACTTATTCAATACAAATTATTAGCATTGTATATATTTGTGATTCTAAAACCAGTAAGAGCCTTTTGGTGCCATTTCAACCTCTTGTCCTCAGCAGTCCAATTTCACAGGTTCAAATATATTACATGTTCAATCTTGCAAAATCTACCATAGATtagaaatgtatattttttagTAAAAGCCAGTGGTGGAGCACAAGGCATGAGActtaaaaatatcaatatactcaaataaaaagattttgtgtattaggaaaaaaaccgGAATCATATACCTATAGTACTTAGGAGTTTCCattaatgaaacaaattatttttcacacaCGAAACATTAATAGCTCTCAAGTAGGACAGTGCTCAAAGTCCCAAGGCAATTATATAATTAGTCATTTTTAGACAGAACATTATGTTACACAATATTGGAACTGAACAATGACAATCTCTAAGGCAAGTcagtatttaaatacatattatatgtatttttatactgtCCTAGATAGCCTAGTGAACCATTCAGAAGTTTTGACACCAAGAGATTCTCTTGGATCAAATAATACAAGTAtttgttaaattattaaatCCTTAAATGTCCAATAGCAAACACTGCAGTTAATTTTAACACTTGATCTCCAGTGGATCAAGCCAATTACTAAAAATAACTCTAACaagttgtcgtggtttaacctggccaacagctaaaacaaccacacagccgttcgctcactccATCCCCTTGAGTGGGACGGAGgaatcaaaaagagaaaaaagaagttaaaactcatgggttgagataaagacaatttaataggacagaaaaggaagactataataataataaaaataatgattaaagaatatacaaaacaagtgatgcacagcacaattgctcaccaccccaAGCTGATACTCAGCTATTTCTCAAGCTCAactgcctcctggcccaccccctggttatatactgagcatgatgccacatggtatggaatatccctgtggccagtttgggtcacctctcctagctgtgtcccctcccagcttcttgtgcaacccccaccttctccttggcagggcagtatgagaagccgAAAAGTCCTCAACTGCTTGGcagcaactaaaacatcagtgtgttatcaacactattctcattctaaatctaaacacagcactataccagctgctagaaaaaaaattatctcagccgaaaccaggacactagtTATCTGCCCATGATCTGCTATCTGCCTGCTCCTTTCCAAAAGGAGTTGGGCAGCACCACTAGGTGCGGCTTAGTGACTATGGCTGAGAAAGAAACAGATCACTTGAAGCATCAAGCCTATAGTCCCCTGTGGCAGAGCAGACCATGGAAGAGTCCTTGACTACCAAAACCGCATACCATTCCCATCCTTCTAACAGACATTTAATTACCTGCCAAGTagctttaaatttatttctactccctttttaatttttttttccccccatggaAAAGGCTTGAGAGTAATACTTTGAAATTAGAGTGCTAAGCTAAGAAAACTCTTACAGACATGACATCAATTTATCATTTTTAGTATACATAAAGAGGTAATATGGTAACTAGGTTGTGGAAGACAAAGGATGTTTACAGCACTTCAACAAATGAACTAGCCTTCACATGATCAACAGAACATGAAAATGGGAAATCAGTGTTATTTAtgattgcaaaaataaaatcctacaCATAAAggaatataaacatattttgacTGATCAGAGCAGTTGCTTAAGACACAGAGAATTAAATAATCAACATGAACTCATTCACTGAAATCATCAATTTTACAAGCAATAAGTGTGGCATGCATCTGTTCAGACTAAATGTAGATCAGCCACATGGCTATAAGCTTTAGCCAAGAAAAGAAGTTACTATGACTCTCTCCCTACTATTTcctaattttgtttctaatcAGCTTGTCTGAAGTTATTTGAGTTTCCATATGTAAGAGTTACACtactatttatttcttaaaggcTTCAAAAGGCAGGAAGGAGGTAGAGACgctgaaggaaggaagaagaaatattcttcAGAAACAAGTTCTTAAACAGAACCAGTAAGTATTGACCACAGCCACAGTTTAAGCACTATTTAATGCTTGTTACCCCCATAAATCCCATTTCCTTACCAAGGTGGGGCAAGATAGACTAACTGATAGATGTTACCTATGTCTCGAAGAAAACTCTCATACTGCAGACAGATCTGCCACAGTCATCCTTGatcaaaggaaagcaaaccagtattttcctctattaatttctttgcttttttcactACAGCCATTTTGTAACTTATGAAACTATACAAAACTTGACTAAGCACAAAGAAAATTCTAAAGGAAGAGCAAGTTTTAAGTACACAGCAGAAACtagttaaaatttaaatgaatatgAATGGCAATTTCAACATTTTACACCCATAAATGTGAACCAAAGAATTCCAAAAGAAGTGACaaagtaaaaagaataaaaatgctcACAAACTAAATTTGTGGAACACGACTTCTATAAAGACAATAAAGTCCAGATGATCATCTCTAGCTTGTACACATATCTGGATTAGTATTACACACTTGCttggaaaatactgcagaaaggTCATTCAGGGTAATCTCAGAGGAACTTAAATATCATTGTAAATACTTTGGTAACACAGTAATAGCAGCCATGGTCTCCCTAACTGTTGGCCTGAGGAACACCTTCCCCACCCACCCAAAGATACATAATTAACTACGTCAGGGCATACAGCTTTCAAGTCATTGACTAGAATACTCCTGTAATTCTCTTGCACATGTGTCAATAGAATGAGAAAACAGATTACTGAAAGATAAAGCAGATATCCTTTAATTTAGAGTAATCAAATTTTAACAAGTTGTCCAATGAGACTATGGTAATAAACATGTACATCAATCATCACATTAAAAGGAATTTGCAGCAAGAGGAAAGAGATGCCATCCTTGCATACACTGCACTGCAAAAACATCACCACTCCTACCTGTTAGTGCAGGTTTATTTAGTAACAAACCTATTGGGGAAGAAGCAGCTTTGACATGTTATTTCACAACCTCGGTCAACTCATTGTCTCTGAAAACAGCTCTATATCATGAGGTATCCTCTGGGATACCAGTTGAGTGAACACCTAATTCCATATCTTGTATCATTTGTAATAGTAAAACATGATCAGAATtagtaaaaccacaacagaccACTTCACTTCGAAACATGATGAGAACCTCTGCAGCTTATTCTGGATTTTACATATCTTATTGCAAGTGCACGACAAGTAGGCATTGTGGCCATAACTTGCAGTTTTATGCTTGCcttctttttaacatttaaatgcaCATCCAGGTCAATCTTTCAGAACACTCAGGAGTAGACACCTTCCATGAAAACGCTGCATGAAAGGACGCAGCAGATACAATCATCCTACTTTAGTCCCCGTTTTGCTTGAAGTGCTGATGAACCCTGATCTCCTCCCATGGCTGGGTCTTTTCACAAGGACTTCAGtatcccttccttcctctgaatCTTGCCCTGGTATCCAACTGAAAATTGAAGTCAATATATTAAAACCatacattttgcaaaagaaatactttaGAGTGCCTGTGCTATCTTGGCATTTTGTAACGgtactgtaaagaaaattagTAACATAGTCAACAAGTCACAAGATTCTTCAAAGGAAACAGATGTTGTATTATCTTAAATCtcacacaaaattaaaactacGTGATAAGCATCCTCTGCATTCTGAAATAAACAGTGTAACAACACAAATGACAGAAGAGCATAGTGGGATGGCAAGGAATACATGAAAACAAGGTAGTCTAAATCTGCTTAGATCTGTTTTTCCAAGCTTAGCTGACAAGTCGAAGGAGGATTATTCAGATTAGGTTGAAGTGGGAGTCACTGCAAATGTCAGTGAGGACAGGGATAACTTAAATACAACAAGTGTCTGAAAAAAAGTAtcagtaaaaactgaaataatgttCAACTTGTAAAATCTACAAGTTTCTTCTTGGCAGttacaaaaaaagcatttaatggAAGGCAAAAAAATGGCAGTAAAGCTAAAATAATGGCTATGGTGCAGCACTTACTGAAGCTAAATTGCAAGTTCtttcccagcacagcagaaaaacataCTTTGATCTTGGGAGAATTCTTCTAATTTAGATAGTCAGTCTTGAAGATGGCAGTTACAGATTGCAAGTCCGCCATACTCGGATATTAGATTGAGGACGTATCTTTTACTTCCCTTAAATAACCCTTTTTCAGGATTCAGAACTGCAGCAAAATTTGTAAAGAGCTAAACAGCAAGATGACATAGCTTGTCCAATACCAAAGCAGCTTCCACTTTAAACCTTGTTCCTACTTTAATATCTGAAGCGTACTAAAGTTTACTCCTCTGATAAGAGATTATACTTCcttacaaagaaaacagcatctaGGAAAAAATCCTTAACAATTTTAGCATATTGTAAATAATATCTGCATTTAGTgtctaacttgttttttaaatactctttaAGCCTCACTATCCTACCAAGTAAGAAATTTGGCAGAGCACAATTATTGAAATTTACAGAGTTAACAGGACAAGAAAAATGCCATTCTTCAGCCTTAGAATTTGGAGCAGTTAAACAGAATCATAAAAGAGCCATGCTTCTTCCCACGTGAAACTTAGTTTCACAAGGCTCCCTTAACGATCTACAGACAAGAATACAGGTCCATCATCTGGAGATAAATATATTGCTCCTGCAGCATCAAATAGATATTTCAAGCATTGAATACATAGCATTTTTTCCTGtccacagaaataataatttctcaCTTTATGGATTAATACAGTTTGTACAGGAGAAATACAAAAAGCTGCTATGACTTaagcaaaaatacagaatggaagaaaaattttaggTACAGTTTCAGCCGTATATTCTCCATTATGTATCAcatcagctaaaaataaaaacaagcctGCGCTACTCACGATTAGAAAGTTTTGATACCATCTTTGCCACATCTTAACTATTTTTTAAGTGTTATGGAAACACAAGCAAGAAGTTTCTAGACAAGGAACTCCTATCAAAAATGGGGAGATTTTAtctaattacatttttacaacTGGTTTCTCACTACCATACTTGATAGCTCACTATAtaacaaaatcaaaactgttACCATGAATTCAAGTGCTCCAAGAAAACTGTTGATTCCAAGAGCCTGCTTAAACAGTGGAAGTCTCTTTCAGTAGGACACCCTTTTCACTTAAATGTTGTTTGTTCACCGACAAAAATTAGCTTGTCAGTATCCTACAACTACCTGATCTACTAATATTGTTTAAaccaaagctttaaaaaaacccaaaaccctacCTCATTTATGTGTCACATGCTAAACCTAATtcaatttaaatatgctttgtTTCCATCTTGTTCACACTCTATAACTTTTTCTTCATGAGAAGAGTGTACAACAACCATATCTTAAATGGGATTCAAAGGCAAGACCTGTTCTGCTTAATGACACaagttttactgaaataaagccGCTTTCTTCAGAAAGCGggaaaaaggacagaaagcaaCCACTTCTGCCActagcagaagaaaatacactaCACTTACCATCGACCTTTTGCATGCAAAAAATGTCACTTGCAAACTCTTACAGTGTCCTTCTCTCAAGCACTGTTtagggcttttcttttcctgttagatgaaaaataaaggattaAAAATTCAATGGATTTCTGCTGTTTGCCAAAGAGCcctcaaaatacttcagaaaaggTTTTCTCGGGATTTTGCTAAGGTACGGTGACTTGCACTTTCTTCTAAAGTCATCATTTCTTAGCCTGCTTAAAACACGAGTTAAGAGGCTGGAAAGGGACGAAGTAAGTTTCTCTCCCCGAGGGCTGGATCACGGCCGCGGGAGGCCGCCTCTCCCCACCCCGGGGCGCACCCCGAGACGCCCGGTCTGTGCACCCCCTGGCCCTGGCAACAGCCTTCCCCCGCCAGCAGACGGCCCTGTGTCAGGAAGGGCCGCGGGTACGGCCGGCTCTGCCACAGACAGCGGCTTGCCATGCGCCTGGCCTGCCGGGACCGGGTTTAACCCGGCGGAGGCGAGTACAGCAGCAGCGACACTGGGCCGGGGGCTACGGGGCTCTCTCCCGGGAGGGCGGCAGCGCTCACCTGCAGGACGCAGGGGCTCTCCAGCAGGCACTGCCGCAAGTCCTCCCTCACCCCCCCGCAGGCCCGCCCGTCCTCCTCCTTATCCTCATAGTACTTCGGCATGGCGGCCAGACTCGCTCTACGCCTCGCTGCGGCCTACAGGAACACCACTACCAGTGACCGCCGCCATGttggccccccccagccctgccgccgCTTCCGgcgggaggaggaaggggcGGGGCGGCTCCGGGAAGGAAATCAGGGCGCCTGCGCTGCAGACGTTGCCGGAAGCCCTTGGGTTGGTGGCGGCGGCGCTGAGTGAGGCGGGGGTCGCGCCGCAGGACCGGGGCAGCAGGTgaggccccgccccctcacCACGCGCTGGGGCACGAGCCTGGGCCGTTGGCGGGGCGTGACCGTTGGCGAGAGGGAGGGGGTTCGGTGCTTCCTGCCCCGGCGTGAGGTGCCGGACCGCTGAGGTGGCGGCTGTTTGTGGGGCGGGCGTGGGGGTCGCTGCGGGCGGCGCCGGGCTGGCGTGGGCTGAACAGCGAGCGGAGGGGCCGGTAAAccttcccctgctcctggctgggcgCTTCGGCCTTTCATCTCCCGCGAAGCCCGTCGGTCGTTAGCGCCTTGAATCGCTCTTACGATGGGAAGAAGGTGTGATGCCGGGAGAGAGCCCGCTTCCAGAGCCCCGCCACGCAGCCCCGCGGGGCTGAGGAGATGGGGCCGCAGGCTTGGGGCTACCTGACGGGCAGTACTGGAAGCAGAGTTGCCGGCTCCTGGTTTCCCACTTGCCGCCTCCCCAGCAGTCAGCAAAGTGACTATCAGGCTAGAGCAGACTAGGCTGTAAACGTCGTAGCTTATACTTGTGCGTGGTTTTTCTAACTTCAGTATTGCAGATGTGACCTGCATCATGTGACTTTATTCCCTGTTATGTGCAAAACCAAATGCGTCTTTTGAAATTCCTTCTTTAGCAAAATGCTGCCAACCACTTCAGTTAATTCTCGAAGCCAGGGCAATGGTGCACTGAGCCCTAGAGATGCTGCAAGGCACACAGCTGGAGCAAAACGCTACAAGTACCTGCGGAGGCTCTTCCATTTCCGGCAGATGGACTTTGAGTTTGCTCTTTGGCAGATGCTTTACCTATTTACTTCACCACAGAGGGTTTATAGGAACTTTCActacagaaaacagacaaagGACCAATGGGCAAGAGATGATCCTGCTTTCTTAGTGCTCCTCAGTATCTGGCTCTGCGGTGAGTGCAGGGGAATAGACAGCAtaaaagagagggagggaaagctTAAGGATGAACACTTGTGTCCCTTCTaatcacatacacacacacaaaaaggacCTATTCATATTGATTATCTCTTAATCAAAgtagaacagaagaaaatggccTAACCTTTTGGAAGTTAAGGTGGGAATTAGAAAACAGAGGAGGCATAACGAGTACTATGTAGTCCTGAATTAATCTCTATTTCAACTCATTTTCTATTGCATTTAAAACTATGTAGTTCCCTGTAACGTTACAGACAGTAACAAAAGCCCCCTGCCACACAGCAGCAATGCCTTagttaaaaaatactgaacGTTACAGATAAAATACTGGTTTTACATTAAAGACCCTAGTGAGATTCTGTATATTGTGGAATTAAGCTATAAAGAAAGTGTCTCATTTGATTTTTAGATTGAattgaaaacacagcaagaagCATTATCCTAGTCGTCTTCTGTTATGTAGCACATCACTATGAGCAATATCAAAACTGTTAAGTAAGTCTGACATAAAAGTAGGTATCACCACACACATGGTTTGAGTTAAGAAGGAgcttttataaaacaaagaatattCTATAGTAGCATtgtgtggatttttaaaaaatagttggGGGGGCAGTACAATTTGATGTTATATCATTATGGCCAAGTACAGATGAGTGTTCTTCCATCTGTGAAAGGGATTATATTATGAATAACTTGcactgtattttgcatttggtagaaaaaataagctgttggactgaaaaatctcagaaaaataataaggaaaCTGGAGATTTAATAACAGTATACTAAAAAAACCCGTATTAGTTTAAGATctcatgctttcttttccataGCTAacttaaataatctttttctcctttcagtgtCTACTGTAggatttggatttgtgctggacatggggttttttgaaaCAATAAAGCTGCTACTTTGGGTTGTCTTCATAGACTGCGTAGGTGTTGGCCTCCTGATTGCAACTCTAATGTGGTGAGTAGTGATGTCAGAAACTGAGTTCAGTATTGCTGTTGGGACACCGATAGTCCT
This sequence is a window from Balearica regulorum gibbericeps isolate bBalReg1 chromosome 1, bBalReg1.pri, whole genome shotgun sequence. Protein-coding genes within it:
- the COA5 gene encoding cytochrome c oxidase assembly factor 5 encodes the protein MPKYYEDKEEDGRACGGVREDLRQCLLESPCVLQEKKSPKQCLREGHCKSLQVTFFACKRSMLDTRARFRGRKGY
- the UNC50 gene encoding protein unc-50 homolog, with protein sequence MLPTTSVNSRSQGNGALSPRDAARHTAGAKRYKYLRRLFHFRQMDFEFALWQMLYLFTSPQRVYRNFHYRKQTKDQWARDDPAFLVLLSIWLCVSTVGFGFVLDMGFFETIKLLLWVVFIDCVGVGLLIATLMWFVSNKYLVKQQNRDYDVEWGYAFDVHLNAFYPLLVILHFIQLFFINYVIISDSVIGYFVGNTLWLIAIGYYIYVTFLGYSALPFLKNTAILLYPFALLIMLYLISLACGWNFTKMLCSFYKYRVK